One window of Burkholderia vietnamiensis LMG 10929 genomic DNA carries:
- a CDS encoding HIT family protein, whose amino-acid sequence MECVFCREDGGEVLWQDDVLRVVLATAEHDYPGFCRVIWRAHVAEFSDLGEPERAHLMRIVYAVERAVRRVMQPNKVNLASLGNMVPHVHWHVIPRFSNDAHFPQPVWAPRQRSVSEALLRARAAQASLLHNAVREEIQRTPDSRQA is encoded by the coding sequence ATGGAATGCGTGTTTTGCCGTGAAGACGGCGGCGAGGTGCTCTGGCAGGACGACGTGCTGCGGGTCGTCCTCGCGACGGCCGAGCACGACTACCCGGGCTTCTGCCGCGTGATCTGGCGCGCGCACGTGGCCGAGTTCTCCGATCTCGGCGAGCCCGAGCGGGCACATCTGATGCGCATCGTGTACGCAGTGGAGCGCGCGGTGCGCCGCGTGATGCAGCCGAACAAGGTGAACCTCGCGAGCCTCGGCAACATGGTGCCGCACGTGCACTGGCACGTGATTCCGCGCTTCTCGAACGACGCGCACTTTCCGCAGCCGGTGTGGGCGCCGCGCCAGCGCAGCGTGTCCGAGGCGTTGCTGCGCGCGCGCGCGGCCCAGGCGTCGCTGCTGCACAATGCGGTGCGCGAAGAAATTCAACGAACCCCCGATTCGAGGCAGGCATGA
- a CDS encoding gamma-butyrobetaine hydroxylase-like domain-containing protein, with translation MSGLTSTTPIPSGVVVHAVSRVLELQYPNGESYRIPFELMRVYSPSAEVRGHGPGQETLQTGKREVTITALEGVGNYALQPTFSDGHSTGIYSWDLLYELATQQDALWRDYFDKLKAAGVERDAPMQAAPAPHGHCH, from the coding sequence ATGAGCGGTTTGACTTCCACGACGCCGATTCCGTCCGGCGTCGTCGTGCACGCGGTGTCGCGCGTGCTCGAATTGCAGTACCCGAACGGCGAGAGCTACCGGATTCCGTTCGAGCTGATGCGCGTCTATTCGCCGTCGGCCGAGGTGCGCGGCCACGGGCCCGGCCAGGAGACGCTGCAGACCGGCAAGCGCGAGGTGACCATCACCGCGCTCGAGGGCGTGGGCAACTACGCGCTGCAGCCGACCTTCTCCGACGGCCATTCGACCGGCATCTATTCGTGGGATCTGCTGTATGAACTGGCGACGCAGCAGGATGCGCTGTGGCGCGACTATTTCGACAAACTGAAGGCGGCGGGCGTCGAGCGCGATGCGCCGATGCAGGCGGCCCCCGCGCCGCACGGCCACTGCCACTGA
- the ubiE gene encoding bifunctional demethylmenaquinone methyltransferase/2-methoxy-6-polyprenyl-1,4-benzoquinol methylase UbiE yields the protein MSKTHFGFESVEETEKAKKVAGVFHSVASNYDLMNDLMSAGMHRAWKAFTIAQANVRPGFKVLDIAAGTGDLTRAFAKAAGPTGEVWHTDINESMLRVGRDRLLDKGVVTPSLLCDAEKLPFPNNYFDVVTVAFGLRNMTHKDAALAEMRRVAKPGGRVMVLEFSKVWEPLKKAYDLYSFKVLPWLGDRFAKDADSYRYLAESIRMHPDQDTLKTMMEQAGLDAVKYYNLSGGVVALHVGSKY from the coding sequence ATGAGCAAAACCCACTTCGGCTTCGAAAGCGTCGAGGAAACCGAAAAAGCGAAGAAAGTGGCGGGCGTGTTCCATTCGGTCGCGAGCAACTACGATCTGATGAACGACCTGATGTCGGCCGGCATGCACCGCGCGTGGAAGGCGTTCACGATCGCGCAGGCGAACGTCCGCCCCGGCTTCAAGGTGCTCGACATCGCGGCCGGCACCGGCGACCTGACCCGCGCATTCGCGAAGGCGGCCGGCCCGACGGGCGAAGTCTGGCACACCGACATCAACGAATCGATGCTGCGCGTGGGCCGCGACCGGCTGCTCGACAAGGGCGTCGTGACGCCGTCGCTGCTGTGCGATGCGGAAAAGCTGCCGTTCCCGAACAACTACTTCGACGTCGTCACCGTCGCGTTCGGGCTGCGCAACATGACGCACAAGGACGCCGCCCTCGCCGAGATGCGCCGTGTCGCGAAGCCCGGCGGCCGCGTAATGGTGCTGGAATTCTCGAAAGTGTGGGAGCCGCTGAAAAAGGCCTACGACCTTTATTCTTTCAAAGTATTACCGTGGCTTGGCGACAGGTTCGCGAAAGATGCCGACAGTTATCGGTATCTTGCTGAATCTATCCGGATGCATCCCGATCAGGACACCCTCAAGACGATGATGGAACAAGCGGGTCTCGACGCCGTCAAATATTACAATTTGTCAGGTGGCGTGGTAGCTTTACACGTAGGATCCAAGTACTAA
- a CDS encoding Tim44 domain-containing protein, translating to MSESRSLFNRSKPSKPWARRVGTLLMVGLLTAGTFASLDAEARRMGGGRSIGRQSSTVTQRQATPPAQQPMQQAAPAQRTNPAAPAPAAQPNRSRWLGPIAGLAAGLGIAALLSHFGLGGAFASMMANVIVIALLAMVGIWLIRKFMNRRRPHEPAYSAGGSASSAGGYAQGSSFQQGSGGNYAGSGSSYANEAQSVFGGGAAAAGAAGALGAAPLQVPAGFDTEAFLRSAKVYFVRLQAAWDQGNMADIREFTTPEMFAEIKIDLDSRGNEANQTDVVQLDAELVAIEDRGIEQAASVRFHGLIRESANASAAPFEEVWNLSKSGGQGWLLAGIQQLNTH from the coding sequence ATGTCCGAGTCGCGTTCGTTGTTCAACCGTAGCAAGCCGTCGAAGCCGTGGGCTCGACGGGTCGGCACGCTGCTGATGGTCGGCCTGCTCACGGCCGGCACGTTCGCATCGCTCGACGCCGAGGCGCGGCGCATGGGCGGCGGGCGCAGCATCGGCCGCCAGAGCTCCACCGTCACGCAGCGTCAGGCCACGCCGCCCGCCCAGCAGCCGATGCAGCAGGCCGCGCCGGCGCAGCGCACCAACCCGGCCGCTCCGGCGCCGGCCGCGCAGCCGAACCGCTCGCGCTGGCTCGGGCCGATCGCCGGTCTCGCGGCCGGCCTCGGCATCGCGGCGCTGCTGTCGCACTTCGGTCTCGGCGGCGCGTTCGCGAGCATGATGGCGAACGTCATCGTGATCGCGCTGCTCGCGATGGTCGGCATCTGGCTGATCCGCAAGTTCATGAACCGGCGCCGCCCGCACGAGCCGGCGTATTCGGCTGGCGGCTCGGCGTCGTCGGCGGGCGGTTATGCCCAGGGTTCGTCGTTCCAGCAGGGCAGCGGCGGCAACTACGCGGGCAGCGGCAGCAGCTATGCCAACGAGGCGCAAAGTGTGTTCGGCGGCGGTGCGGCGGCCGCGGGCGCGGCAGGCGCGCTCGGCGCGGCGCCGCTGCAGGTGCCGGCCGGCTTCGACACCGAAGCGTTCCTGCGCAGCGCGAAGGTCTACTTCGTGCGCCTGCAGGCGGCATGGGACCAGGGCAACATGGCCGACATCCGCGAGTTCACGACGCCCGAAATGTTCGCCGAGATCAAGATCGACCTCGATTCGCGCGGCAACGAAGCGAACCAGACCGACGTCGTGCAGCTCGACGCGGAACTGGTCGCGATCGAGGATCGCGGCATCGAGCAGGCGGCGAGCGTGCGCTTCCACGGGCTGATCCGCGAATCGGCGAACGCGTCGGCGGCACCGTTCGAAGAGGTGTGGAACCTGTCGAAGTCGGGCGGTCAGGGCTGGCTGCTCGCGGGCATCCAGCAGCTGAACACGCACTGA
- a CDS encoding ubiquinone biosynthesis accessory factor UbiJ: MTFAAKPFAAAVNHLLARESWARDRLIPYAGKTARLVVPPVTLTLLVQPDGYLSAVDAHDAQRVDVSIALAGDTLAAFLQGGQAAVMKHVKIEGDAEFATQIAKLAEHLRWEPEEDLAKLVGDAAAHRIATVVRDAGARARRTGRNVLDSVAEYWLDENPQVVRRTALGGFDAELARARDALARVEKRIERLEQKIGARAGSSLRGAH; the protein is encoded by the coding sequence ATGACCTTTGCCGCCAAGCCTTTTGCTGCTGCCGTCAATCACCTGCTCGCGCGCGAATCGTGGGCGCGTGACCGCCTGATCCCATACGCGGGCAAGACCGCCCGGCTCGTCGTGCCGCCCGTCACGCTGACGCTGCTGGTGCAGCCCGACGGCTATCTGTCCGCGGTCGACGCGCACGATGCGCAACGCGTCGACGTGTCGATCGCACTCGCCGGCGATACGCTCGCCGCGTTCCTGCAGGGCGGCCAGGCCGCCGTGATGAAGCACGTGAAGATCGAGGGCGACGCGGAGTTCGCGACGCAGATCGCGAAGCTCGCCGAGCACCTGCGCTGGGAGCCTGAGGAAGATCTCGCGAAGCTGGTCGGCGACGCGGCGGCGCACCGGATCGCGACGGTCGTGCGCGACGCCGGCGCACGCGCGCGCCGCACCGGCCGCAACGTGCTCGATTCCGTCGCCGAGTACTGGCTCGACGAGAACCCGCAAGTCGTCCGGCGCACCGCGCTCGGCGGCTTCGACGCCGAACTGGCGCGGGCGCGCGATGCGCTCGCGCGCGTCGAGAAACGGATCGAGCGACTCGAACAAAAAATCGGCGCGCGTGCGGGTTCCAGCCTGCGCGGCGCGCACTGA
- the ubiB gene encoding ubiquinone biosynthesis regulatory protein kinase UbiB, whose amino-acid sequence MRILRFIKIVYTVIRFGLDEVMLSRIDDRRVKLLLRITTIGRRYSSPPAVRLRHALESLGPIFVKFGQVLSTRRDLLSVDFANELAKLQDQVPPFDSAVAIAIIEKSLGAPVDELFDEFEREPVASASIAQVHFAKLKQGVHAGKAVAIKVLRPNMLPVIDSDLALMRDIATWAERMWADGRRLKPREVVAEFDKYLHDELDLMREAANGSQLRRNFAGLDLLLVPEMFWDFSTSQVLVMERMTGVPISQVETLRSAGVDIKKLAREGVEIFFTQVFRDGFFHADMHPGNIQVSLDPNTFGRYVALDFGIVGALSDFDKNYLAQNFLAFFKRDYHRVATLHLESGWVPPETRVEELESAIRAVCEPYFDRALKDISLGQVLMRLFSTSRRFNVEIQPQLVLLQKTMLNVEGLGRSLDPELDLWKTAKPYLERWMTEQIGLRGWYERFKVEAPQWSKTLPQLPRLIHHALAERQDGTRAASDDLMRQILLEQKRTNRLLQALLIFGLAVGVGALVARVLLALTYGA is encoded by the coding sequence ATGCGCATTTTACGTTTCATCAAGATTGTCTATACCGTCATCCGTTTCGGCCTCGACGAGGTGATGCTGTCCCGGATCGACGACCGGCGCGTGAAGCTGCTGCTGCGAATCACGACGATCGGCCGCCGCTATTCGTCGCCGCCCGCGGTGCGGCTGCGTCACGCGCTCGAGAGCCTCGGCCCCATCTTCGTGAAGTTCGGGCAGGTGCTGTCGACGCGCCGCGATCTGCTGTCGGTCGATTTCGCGAACGAGCTCGCGAAGCTGCAGGACCAGGTGCCGCCGTTCGACTCGGCGGTCGCGATCGCGATCATCGAAAAGTCGCTCGGCGCGCCGGTCGACGAGCTGTTCGACGAATTCGAGCGCGAGCCGGTCGCGAGCGCGTCGATCGCGCAGGTGCATTTCGCGAAGCTCAAGCAGGGCGTGCACGCGGGCAAGGCCGTCGCGATCAAGGTGCTGCGTCCGAACATGCTGCCGGTGATCGATTCCGATCTGGCGCTGATGCGCGACATCGCGACGTGGGCCGAGCGCATGTGGGCCGACGGGCGGCGCCTGAAGCCGCGCGAGGTCGTCGCCGAGTTCGACAAGTACCTGCATGACGAGCTGGACCTGATGCGCGAAGCCGCGAACGGCAGCCAGCTGCGCCGCAACTTCGCCGGGCTCGACCTGCTGCTGGTGCCCGAGATGTTCTGGGATTTCTCGACGTCGCAGGTGCTCGTCATGGAGCGCATGACCGGCGTGCCGATCAGCCAGGTCGAGACGCTGCGCAGCGCGGGCGTCGACATCAAGAAGCTCGCGCGCGAAGGCGTCGAGATCTTCTTCACGCAGGTGTTCCGCGACGGTTTCTTCCACGCCGACATGCATCCGGGCAACATCCAGGTGAGCCTCGATCCGAACACGTTCGGCCGCTACGTCGCGCTCGATTTCGGGATCGTCGGCGCGCTGTCCGATTTCGACAAGAACTACCTCGCGCAGAACTTCCTCGCGTTCTTCAAGCGCGATTACCATCGCGTCGCGACGCTGCACCTCGAATCGGGCTGGGTGCCGCCCGAGACGCGCGTCGAGGAGCTCGAAAGCGCGATCCGCGCGGTGTGCGAGCCGTACTTCGACCGCGCGCTGAAGGACATCTCGCTCGGCCAGGTGCTGATGCGCCTGTTCTCCACGTCGCGCCGCTTCAACGTCGAGATCCAGCCGCAGCTGGTGCTGCTGCAGAAGACGATGCTCAACGTCGAGGGGCTCGGCCGTTCGCTCGACCCCGAGCTCGACCTGTGGAAGACCGCGAAGCCGTATCTCGAGCGCTGGATGACCGAGCAGATCGGCCTGCGCGGCTGGTACGAGCGCTTCAAGGTCGAGGCGCCGCAATGGAGCAAGACGCTGCCGCAGCTGCCGCGCCTGATCCACCACGCGCTGGCCGAACGACAAGATGGCACGCGCGCGGCGAGCGACGATCTGATGCGTCAGATCCTCCTCGAGCAGAAGCGCACCAACCGGCTGCTGCAGGCGCTGCTGATCTTCGGTCTGGCCGTCGGCGTCGGCGCGCTCGTCGCGCGCGTGCTGCTCGCGCTCACGTACGGCGCATGA
- a CDS encoding SAM-dependent methyltransferase produces the protein MSNPTQPPPPSAADFATRDPANASFWDERFARGVTPWEFGGVPDGFRAFAQRRAPCTVLIPGCGSAQEAGWLAQAGWPVRAIDFAEQAVVAAKATLGAHADVVEQADFFAYQPPFVVQWVYERAFLCALPPSLRAGYAARMAELLPAGGLLAGYFFVMKKPKGPPFGIERAELDALLAPSFELIEELPVTDSLPVFDGHERWLTWRRR, from the coding sequence ATGTCCAACCCGACCCAACCGCCGCCGCCGAGCGCCGCCGACTTCGCGACGCGCGATCCGGCCAATGCTTCGTTCTGGGACGAGCGCTTCGCGCGCGGCGTGACGCCGTGGGAATTCGGCGGCGTGCCCGACGGGTTCCGCGCGTTCGCGCAGCGCCGCGCGCCGTGTACGGTGCTGATTCCAGGCTGCGGCAGCGCGCAGGAGGCCGGCTGGCTCGCGCAGGCCGGCTGGCCGGTGCGCGCGATCGATTTCGCCGAGCAGGCGGTCGTCGCCGCGAAGGCGACACTCGGTGCGCATGCGGACGTCGTCGAGCAGGCGGATTTTTTCGCGTACCAGCCGCCGTTCGTCGTGCAGTGGGTGTACGAGCGCGCGTTCCTGTGCGCGCTGCCGCCGAGCCTGCGCGCCGGCTACGCGGCGCGGATGGCCGAACTGCTGCCGGCCGGCGGATTGCTGGCCGGCTATTTCTTCGTGATGAAGAAGCCGAAGGGGCCGCCGTTCGGCATCGAGCGCGCCGAGCTCGACGCCTTGCTGGCGCCCTCGTTCGAACTGATCGAGGAGCTGCCGGTGACCGATTCGCTGCCCGTGTTCGATGGGCACGAGCGCTGGCTCACGTGGCGCCGTCGCTGA
- a CDS encoding FmdB family zinc ribbon protein: MPIYAYRCEACGFAKDVLQKMSDAPLSQCPECGKDAFRKQVTAAGFQLKGSGWYVTDFRGGSGGTSAPASTSGEAGSAAGGAAPAAAAPAAASTESTTTSAAPAPAATPAAGT; the protein is encoded by the coding sequence ATGCCGATCTACGCCTATCGATGCGAAGCGTGCGGTTTCGCGAAAGACGTGCTCCAGAAGATGAGCGATGCGCCGCTGTCGCAATGCCCCGAATGCGGGAAGGATGCTTTTCGCAAGCAGGTCACCGCCGCCGGCTTCCAGCTGAAGGGTTCCGGCTGGTACGTCACCGATTTCCGCGGTGGCTCGGGCGGCACCAGCGCGCCGGCGTCGACGTCCGGCGAAGCGGGCAGCGCCGCGGGCGGTGCAGCCCCGGCTGCGGCCGCGCCGGCTGCCGCGAGCACCGAAAGCACGACGACGAGCGCCGCGCCGGCCCCGGCCGCGACGCCCGCCGCCGGCACTTGA
- a CDS encoding DUF502 domain-containing protein: protein MMKKTTLKSVFLTGLLVLVPLAITLWVLGLIIGTMDQTLLLLPESWQPERLLGFHLPGIGAVLTLAFIFVVGLATRNFIGQKLVTWWNAVVRHIPVVGPIYTSVKQVSDTLLSSSGNAFRKALLIEYPRRGSYTIAFLTGTPGGDVVNHLTEEFVSVYVPTTPNPTSGFFLMLPKSEVIELDMSVDAALKYIVSMGVVAPPAPVPAPARRPVEPPL from the coding sequence ATGATGAAAAAGACGACCCTGAAATCGGTGTTTCTGACCGGCCTGCTGGTCCTCGTCCCGCTTGCGATCACGCTGTGGGTGCTCGGCCTCATCATCGGCACGATGGACCAGACGCTGCTGCTGCTGCCCGAGTCGTGGCAGCCGGAGCGGCTGCTCGGCTTTCACCTGCCGGGCATCGGCGCGGTGCTGACGCTCGCGTTCATCTTCGTCGTCGGGCTGGCCACGCGCAACTTCATCGGCCAGAAGCTCGTCACGTGGTGGAACGCGGTGGTGCGCCACATCCCGGTGGTCGGCCCGATCTACACGAGCGTCAAGCAGGTGTCGGACACGCTGCTGTCGAGCAGCGGCAACGCGTTCCGCAAGGCGCTGTTGATCGAATACCCGCGCCGCGGCTCGTATACGATCGCGTTCCTGACCGGCACGCCGGGCGGCGACGTGGTCAACCATCTGACGGAAGAATTCGTGAGCGTGTACGTGCCCACGACGCCGAACCCGACGTCGGGCTTCTTCCTGATGCTGCCGAAGAGCGAAGTCATCGAACTCGACATGTCGGTCGATGCCGCGCTCAAGTACATCGTCTCGATGGGCGTCGTGGCGCCCCCGGCGCCGGTTCCTGCGCCCGCCCGCCGTCCCGTCGAGCCGCCGCTGTAA
- the aspS gene encoding aspartate--tRNA ligase, with the protein MSMRTEYCGLVTEHLLGQTVSLCGWVQRRRDHGGVIFIDLRDREGLVQVVCDPDRAEMFATAEGVRNEFCVQIKGLVRNRPEGTVNAGLKSGKIEVLCHELIVLNASVTPPFQLDDDNLSETTRLTHRVLDLRRPQMQHNLRLRYRVAIEARKYLDEQGFIDIETPMLTKSTPEGARDYLVPSRVNAGQFFALPQSPQLFKQLLMVANFDRYYQITKCFRDEDLRADRQPEFTQIDCETSFLGEQEIRDLFEDMIRHIFKTTIDVELDAKFPVMPYSEAMARFGSDKPDLRVKLEFTELTDAMKDVDFKVFSTPANAKDGRVAALRVPKGGELSRGDIDGYTEFVRIYGAKGLAWIKVNEKAKGRDGLQSPIVKNLHDASIAAILERTGAEDGDIIFFAADRAKVVNDSLGALRLKIGHSEFGKANGLVQAGWKPLWVVDFPMFEYDDEDARYVAAHHPFTSPKDEHLEYLETDPGRCLAKAYDMVLNGWEIGGGSVRIHREEVQSKVFRALKIGAEEAQAKFGFLLDALQYGAPPHGGIAFGLDRIVTMMAGADSIRDVIAFPKTQRAQDLLTQAPSPVDERQLRELHIRLRQPEQPKA; encoded by the coding sequence ATGTCGATGCGTACTGAATACTGCGGTCTCGTGACCGAACACCTGCTGGGCCAAACCGTGTCGCTGTGCGGCTGGGTGCAGCGCCGCCGCGATCACGGCGGTGTGATCTTCATCGACCTGCGCGATCGTGAAGGCCTCGTGCAGGTGGTCTGCGACCCGGATCGCGCGGAAATGTTCGCGACCGCCGAAGGCGTGCGCAACGAGTTCTGCGTGCAGATCAAGGGGCTGGTGCGCAACCGTCCGGAAGGCACGGTCAACGCGGGGCTGAAGAGCGGCAAGATCGAAGTGCTGTGCCACGAGCTGATCGTGCTGAACGCGTCGGTCACGCCGCCGTTCCAGCTCGACGACGACAACCTGTCGGAAACGACGCGCCTCACGCACCGCGTGCTCGACCTGCGCCGCCCGCAGATGCAGCACAACCTGCGTCTGCGCTACCGCGTCGCGATCGAGGCGCGCAAGTACCTCGACGAGCAGGGCTTCATCGACATCGAAACGCCGATGCTCACGAAGAGCACGCCGGAAGGCGCGCGCGACTACCTGGTGCCGTCGCGCGTGAACGCGGGCCAGTTCTTCGCGCTGCCGCAGTCGCCGCAGCTGTTCAAGCAGCTGCTGATGGTCGCGAACTTCGACCGTTACTACCAGATCACCAAGTGTTTCCGCGACGAGGACCTGCGTGCCGACCGTCAGCCGGAATTCACGCAGATCGACTGCGAAACCTCGTTCCTCGGCGAGCAGGAAATCCGCGATCTGTTCGAAGACATGATCCGTCACATCTTCAAGACGACGATCGACGTCGAGCTCGACGCGAAATTCCCGGTGATGCCGTACTCGGAAGCGATGGCGCGTTTCGGCTCGGACAAGCCGGACCTGCGCGTGAAGCTCGAATTCACCGAGCTGACCGACGCGATGAAGGACGTCGACTTCAAGGTGTTCAGCACGCCGGCCAATGCGAAGGACGGCCGTGTCGCGGCGCTGCGCGTGCCGAAGGGCGGCGAGCTGTCGCGCGGCGACATCGACGGCTACACGGAATTCGTGCGCATCTACGGCGCGAAGGGCCTCGCGTGGATCAAGGTCAACGAGAAGGCGAAGGGCCGCGACGGCCTGCAAAGCCCGATCGTCAAGAACCTGCACGACGCGTCGATCGCGGCGATCCTCGAGCGCACCGGCGCTGAAGACGGCGACATCATCTTCTTCGCGGCCGACCGCGCGAAGGTCGTGAACGACAGCCTCGGCGCACTGCGCCTGAAGATCGGCCACTCGGAATTCGGCAAGGCGAACGGCCTCGTTCAGGCCGGCTGGAAGCCGCTGTGGGTCGTCGACTTCCCGATGTTCGAATACGACGACGAAGACGCGCGCTACGTCGCCGCTCACCACCCGTTCACGAGCCCGAAGGACGAGCACCTCGAGTACCTCGAGACCGATCCGGGCCGTTGCCTCGCGAAGGCGTACGACATGGTGCTGAACGGCTGGGAAATCGGCGGCGGCTCGGTGCGGATCCACCGCGAGGAAGTGCAGAGCAAGGTGTTCCGCGCGCTGAAGATCGGTGCGGAAGAAGCGCAGGCGAAGTTCGGCTTCCTGCTCGACGCGCTGCAATACGGCGCGCCGCCGCACGGCGGTATCGCGTTCGGTCTCGACCGCATCGTCACGATGATGGCCGGCGCCGACTCGATCCGCGACGTGATCGCGTTCCCGAAGACGCAGCGCGCGCAGGATCTGCTCACGCAGGCGCCGAGCCCGGTCGACGAGCGCCAGCTGCGCGAGCTGCACATCCGCCTGCGCCAGCCGGAACAGCCGAAGGCGTAA